DNA sequence from the Deltaproteobacteria bacterium genome:
AAACGATTTAAAATACTCCACACCGAATGGTCCGAGGGTTTTGGCGGGCAGGAGATGCGCATCCTTTTGGAAGTCCATCAGCACCTGAAACAAGGCCATCAGGTATCCTTACTTGCTCCGCCCGAAAGCCCGTTACTTATGACGGCGAAAAAGCAGGGGATTGAAGTCATCCCTTTGAAGATCAGACACACCTTTGATGGTTATGCCCTTTTGAAAATAAAAAAAATTATCCAAGATAAAGCAATCGAGGTCCTGCATACGCACAGCTCGGTCGACAGTTGGGTGGCCTCAATAGCCGGGAAATGGGCCGGTGTGCCGGTTTTGGCACGCACCCGGCATATTTCGGTTCCGGCGAAAACCCATTCGTTGAATAAGGTTTATTCCCTGCCGGATGTTGTCATTACCACCGGGGAGCAGATCCGTCAGACCCTGATAAATGGATATCATCTGGCGGAAGATCGTGTCTACTCCATTCCCACCGGAGTGGATACGGACCGGTTTTGCCCCCGCCCTCCTGATGTTACCTTGAAAAAGGAACTGGGGCTGCCGGCCGAGGCCCTGGTGATCACCCTGGCGGCGGTACTGCGGGCTCAGAAAAGACATGAATTGATTATTGCCGCAGCCCCGATTATTCTTAAAAAATATCCCCAGGCCCGTTTTCTATTTGTGGGAGAAGGGCCGAGACGGAACCTGATTGAGGAAGAACTCCGGCGGCACAAGATGGAGCCTTTTTTTTTGATGACCGGCCATAGGAACGATATCCCCGAAATGCTTTCAATAACCGATATCGGGGTAATTTCCTCCCAGGCTGAGGGAGTGCCCCAATTTCTTCTTCAAGCCATGGCCATGGCCAAACCGATGGTGGCCACCCAGGTCGGAGGCATCCCCGGAATTATAGAGTCGGGCATTAACGGCCTCTTAATCCCTCCGGAAGATCCCCAGGCCCTGGCCGAGGCGGTCATAAGGCTTCTTGATGACAAAGCCCTTGCCTCCCGAATGGGCGAACAGGCCCGGGAATTGATCGCTGGAAAATATACCGCCGCTCAAATGGCCGAGCAGGTTTATCAGGTTTATTTAAAGGTGTTTAAGGAAAAAAGGACTGTATAGTATGACCAAGGCCGTCCCCATTTTGACCTATCACCATGTAAATCCCCTGGAAGGGGATATGGTGACCGTCTCGGTGAATCATTTTGAAGAACAGATGTCTTTCTTGCACCGAAAAGGCTATCATACCCTGTTTATTTCCGAGCTGGTGGAATGGATGCAAGGGGAAAAAACCCTGCCCAGGAAATCCGTGGTCCTTTCCTTTGATGACGGCTTCTGGGATAATTATGACTTTGCCTTTCCAGTTTTAAAAAAATACGGCCTCAAGGCGACTATCTTCGTGGTCACTGGATGGATATCCGAGGAAAGAGACCCAGACCGGACCAGGGAGGTGATCCCCCATCACCAAGGCAATCAACTGATCGCCCAGGGCCGGGGGCACCAAATCGCTCTGACCTGGCCGGAAGCGAAGGAGATGCAGGAGAGCGGCCTGATCGAAATTGAATCCCATACCCATTCCCATAACAAAGAATTATATCAAGATACTCCGGCTTTAAAGGAAGATTTGGGCCGCTGCCGGGAGGCGATCCAAAGCCATTTAAGCAAAAAGAGCACCTGTCTCTGCTGGCCTGGAGGCCGCTACAGCCGGGAGAGCATCGCTATCGCCCAGGAAGTGGGTTTTACGGCACTTTGCACCACGGAAAGAGGGCTCAATCAATTGGGGAGCGATCTGTTGCGGCTTAAGCGGATAACCGTCAGGGATGCCGGGTTTCGATGGCTGCGAAAAACCATTTTTATATTTTCCCATCCCCGGTTGGGCAAAATATATGCTAAAATAAAGCCCAAGTGATTTTGGCAGGAAAAATTTTATAAAAATAGGAGGTCTCCCATGGCCATCAGTCAAGAACTTTTAGAAATCCTGGCTTGCCCCAAATGTAAAGGGGACATTTATTTGAATGAGACCAAAGACGGTTTGATCTGCGAAAAATGCCGGCTCATCTATGAAATCAAAGACGACATCCCCATCATGCTGATCGAAGAGGCCAAACCATGGACCGGCGGGAAATAAGGATACAATAAAGAAATCTTATTATTAAGAAATGTTGTCGGTTACCATCATAACGCAGAACGAAGAGAAAAACCTGCGAAGCTGTCTGGAAAGCGTGGCCTTTGCCGATGAGATCATCATTTTGGATTCGGAAAGCCAAGACCGAACGCTTTCGATAGCCCGGGAGTTCACCGATAAGATTTTTCAGGAACCCTGGCAGGGCTTTGCCCGGCAAAAAAATATGGCTCAGGACAAGGCTCAGGGACCCTGGATCTTGAATATCGATGCCGATGAGCGGGTCACCACTGAACTGAAAG
Encoded proteins:
- a CDS encoding glycosyltransferase family 4 protein, with the translated sequence MNKRFKILHTEWSEGFGGQEMRILLEVHQHLKQGHQVSLLAPPESPLLMTAKKQGIEVIPLKIRHTFDGYALLKIKKIIQDKAIEVLHTHSSVDSWVASIAGKWAGVPVLARTRHISVPAKTHSLNKVYSLPDVVITTGEQIRQTLINGYHLAEDRVYSIPTGVDTDRFCPRPPDVTLKKELGLPAEALVITLAAVLRAQKRHELIIAAAPIILKKYPQARFLFVGEGPRRNLIEEELRRHKMEPFFLMTGHRNDIPEMLSITDIGVISSQAEGVPQFLLQAMAMAKPMVATQVGGIPGIIESGINGLLIPPEDPQALAEAVIRLLDDKALASRMGEQARELIAGKYTAAQMAEQVYQVYLKVFKEKRTV
- a CDS encoding polysaccharide deacetylase family protein gives rise to the protein MTKAVPILTYHHVNPLEGDMVTVSVNHFEEQMSFLHRKGYHTLFISELVEWMQGEKTLPRKSVVLSFDDGFWDNYDFAFPVLKKYGLKATIFVVTGWISEERDPDRTREVIPHHQGNQLIAQGRGHQIALTWPEAKEMQESGLIEIESHTHSHNKELYQDTPALKEDLGRCREAIQSHLSKKSTCLCWPGGRYSRESIAIAQEVGFTALCTTERGLNQLGSDLLRLKRITVRDAGFRWLRKTIFIFSHPRLGKIYAKIKPK
- a CDS encoding Trm112 family protein, whose amino-acid sequence is MAISQELLEILACPKCKGDIYLNETKDGLICEKCRLIYEIKDDIPIMLIEEAKPWTGGK